The sequence GATGTTAATCATAACTTTCTTCCCCCAGGCTTTCCAGGTATGGATGGCCTTCACCGATTTTCGCATCAAACATTTGCGCTTCAATCTCTTCAACCCTAACACCTGGGAACAATTTGCCCCGCCTTTTGTGGGATTTGCCAACTTCTACAAAATCCTTACCAATCAACTGGCAATAGAGAACTATGACTTCTGGCGGCTTCTTCTGTTCAATATCGTGTGGACGGTGACCAACGTCTTTTTCCATGTGGTCCTGGGGGTTGGGATCGCTCTGGCCCTGAACAGCAGAGGATTGAAAGGGCGGCGAATTTACCGGGCGCTTTTTGTCCTGCCCTGGGCTCTGCCGGGATACATCACTGCCCTCACTTGGAGGAATATGTATGACCCGCGCTTTGGCGCCATTAACCAGCTTATAGAGGTCATTAACAGAACTTTCGGTACCAGTTTCCCCACGGATACCCGTTGGTTGGAAGTGGCGCAGCCTCCGATCGGCGGCCCCCTCAGTTTTTTGCCCCTTTCCTTCTACTGCGTGCTCCTGGCTAACATCTGGCTGGGATGGCCTTTCATGACCGTGGTGGCAACGGGAGCTCTTCAGGCTATCCCCGAGGAACTTTACGAGGCTGCCTCCATTGATGGTGCCAGTGGCTGGCAGAAATTCTGGAAAATTACTGTCCCACTCATACGTCCGGCGATGGTGCCAGCCATAATGCTGGGAACTATATGGACTTTCAACCAGTTCAATGTCATCTACTTCATTTCAGGTGGAGGACCCTTTGGGCGGACTGAAATCCTGGTGACTCAGGCCTTTAAGCTGGTTTATGAGCAGCGGCTTTACGGAGTGGCGGCAGCCTTCAGCCTTGTCGTCTTCTTCATCCTCCTCATCATCACCCTTATAAACAACCGCATAACAAGGGCAACGGAGGCGTACTATGCATAAGGGCAAAGCCATCCTGCGGCAGATCGCTTTGCATTTATTCCTTCTGGCCGTCACCGCCTTCGTCCTTTTCCCCATTCTCTGGATAGTATCACTGGCTCTGGACCCGCGCAATATTGATAAGCCGCTGGAGCTACGCCTGATCCCTCCCGGCGCTTCCTTGCATGCTTTCCGGAAAATACTTTTTGAACCCTTCCGTCTTCTGTGCAGGAACCCTTCCGATATTTCCACCTGCAT comes from Anaerolineae bacterium and encodes:
- a CDS encoding sugar ABC transporter permease, whose amino-acid sequence is MKGVAPSSRWDSFRRKLRASLGPWLYVAPAGIVMLIITFFPQAFQVWMAFTDFRIKHLRFNLFNPNTWEQFAPPFVGFANFYKILTNQLAIENYDFWRLLLFNIVWTVTNVFFHVVLGVGIALALNSRGLKGRRIYRALFVLPWALPGYITALTWRNMYDPRFGAINQLIEVINRTFGTSFPTDTRWLEVAQPPIGGPLSFLPLSFYCVLLANIWLGWPFMTVVATGALQAIPEELYEAASIDGASGWQKFWKITVPLIRPAMVPAIMLGTIWTFNQFNVIYFISGGGPFGRTEILVTQAFKLVYEQRLYGVAAAFSLVVFFILLIITLINNRITRATEAYYA